From Coffea arabica cultivar ET-39 chromosome 9c, Coffea Arabica ET-39 HiFi, whole genome shotgun sequence, one genomic window encodes:
- the LOC140014139 gene encoding uncharacterized mitochondrial protein AtMg00860-like translates to MAEWKRPENPTEIRSFLVLAGYYRRFIKDFSKLAGPLTDLMKKNGLFVWDTRCETSFQELKRRLTMALVLALPNGKDSFTVYTDASRKGLGCVLMQNKNVIAFASRKLKTHE, encoded by the coding sequence ATGGCtgaatggaagaggccagaaaatcccactgaGATTCGCAGTTTCTTAGTGTTGGCTGGGTACTATAGACGCTTTATTAAGGACTTTTCTAAACTGGCCGGCCCTTTAACCGACCTGATGAAGAAAAATGGCCTTTTTGTGTGGGATACTAGATGTGAAACcagttttcaggaattgaagCGAAGGTTAACCATGGCTCTTGTTCTGGCCTTGCCTAATGGGAAAGACAGTTTCActgtttataccgatgcttcgagGAAAGGCTTGGGGTGTGTGTTGATGCAAAACAAGAacgtgattgcttttgcctctaggaaactgAAAACCCATGAATAA